The genomic stretch GAAGCAGAAGAAAATGCCACCTGTCACCTCGTCGCACAAGTACGCAAAGCATTTAGATAATCCAGAGGCGTTTTAGAAACACAGCCCGGCaggaaactgaagctgaaaacagGTTGACTTTGATCCAAAGGACAGTGACCAAAGCATACCCCAAAATGCACCATGAACAAGCTGAGCCTACAGAATGGCCCTTACAGCCCCCTGACGTCAACATCACTGGGAATCCACACAGCTTAAACAATTCCTAAAGCAAGACTAGAAGGACTTTTCTactttttatgtaaatcagattaaaaaaagtaactgcattaaaatttgcaggaaaaaaagatgttttaaaaaacatctgCTGCAGAGGTTCTTTCACTTTGATTTCTTACCGAAGCCAGTGGAGTCTTCGGTTTTCACTACACCTGTGCTCATCGATACGTCGGGTCTAGTGTGTTTACGGACAACCAGTCAGACTAAGTAGAAAAAACTGCATAAGCAGGATGATTCAAGAAGCTTTATTCCACACTCAGCGAAACTGACAATGCATGTCTAATGAATGCAGTTGCAATATgttctggaaccagtctgcagGAACCACCACCGCTAACACTGCTGCTGTCATCGCTGTAGCCGTCTGTACGCCACACGCGCAGTGAAGTTCAGTGAAAGACATTAAACTGAAACACTTATTATTTGGCGTTAATAAGCTCCTTGACGTCCTCGGAAAgtgtgattttatattttaatatttgtacAATAACAACACTTAAGACTCTTGGTGTCAGTAAGCCATGCGGTGTGATGCTTATTTTAGCAGCTAATGTAGCTACTCACTTCTTAGCCATATTGGGGTGCAGGGAACACAAAACACCCCATGTTCTTCAGCTGGGAATCTATCGCAGGTCCCTCTTAGAGCTGAACACGTGGATTAGTGTAGCTGCTGGTTCTGAAATACTCACTGCCTTGGTGATCTACTCTGCTAGGAAACCAGCACATTTAAGGTATTGTGGTAAAATGACGATTTGTGAAGAGCTGACGCCGCCCAGAACGCTCTGGTTCTGCTCTGTGGAATAATTAGCTCGCCCTCTGTTTCCACTCGTCTCATCAGACAAGTATATTCATCTATTTGTCCGACACTCCCGCTGTCCTGGAAACTGGTCGTGGGACGATCCTGTAATAGAGCCATTCTACACCCAAAGTTCTGTGTCTTCACTATCAGATGTAGGCATCTCATCCTCCCCAGGGTGCTGCATGCTGCTGTTAGGTGTGTGTTGAGGAGGTTCAACACATGAGGCATTAAGCCAGCTGCCCTTCTGCCTGCTTTCCTTGCATTTTGTTAGCATTGTTTCTAGAAAACTTCCCACACTGTCTGAAAGGGAATCTGACGTGTAGATTTCATCCATGCTCAGTAGTTGCGTGCTGTTGCTCTCATTCATGCTCAGTAGTTGCGTGCTGTTACTCCTGTCCATGCTCAGTAGTTGCGTGCTGTTACTCCTGTCCATGCTCAGTAGTTGTGTGCCTTTACTCCTGTCCATGCTCAGTAGTTGTGTGCCTTTACTCCTGTCCATGCTCAGTAGTTGTGTGCCTTTACTCCTGTCCATGCTCAGTAGTTGCGTGCTGTTGTTCTCATTCATGCTCAGTAGTTGCGTGCTGTTACTCCTGTCCATGCTCAGTAGTTGTGTGCCTTTACTCCTGTCCATGCTCAGTAGTTGTGTGCCTTTACTCCTGTCCATGCTCAGTAGTTGCGTGCTGTTACTCCTGTCCATATTCAGTAGTTGTGTGCCTTTACTCCTGTCCATGCTCAGTAGTTGTGTGCCTTTACTCCTGTCCATGCTCAGTAGTTGTGTGCCTTTACTCCTGTCCATGCTCAGTAGTTGCGTGCTGTTACTCCTGTCCATATTCAGTAGTTGTGTGCCTTTACTCCTGTCCATGCTCAGTAGTTGTGTGCCTTTACTCCTGTCCATATTCAGTAGTTGTGTGCCTTTACTCCTGTCCATGCTCAGTAGTTGCGTGCCTTTACTCCTGTCCATGCTCAGTAGTTGCGTGCCTTTACTCCTGTCCATGCTCAGTAGTTGCGTGCCTTTACTCCTGTCCATGCTCAGTAGTTGCGTGCCTTTACTCCTGTCCATGCTCAGTAGTTGCGTGCTGTTACTCATGTCCATGCTCAGTAGTTGCGTGCTGTTACTCCTGTCCGTGCTCAGTAGTTGCGTGCTGTTACTCATGTCCATGCTCAGTAGTTGCGTGCTGTTACTTCTGTCCATGCTCAGTAGTTGCGTGCTGTTACTCCCGTCCATGCTCAGTAGTTGTGTGCCTTTACTCCTGTCCATGCTCAGTAGTTGTGTGCCTTTACTCCTGTCCATGCTCAGTAGTTGCGTGCTGTTACTTCTGTCCATGCTCAGTAGTTGCGTGCTGTTACTCATGTCCATGCTCAGTAGTTGCGTGCTGTTACTCATGTCCATGCTCAGTAGTTGCGTGCTGTTACTCCCGTCCATGCTCAGTAGTTGCGTGCTGTTACTCATGTCCATGCTCAGTAGTTGCGTGCTGTTACTCCCGTCCATGCTCAGTAGTTGCGTGCTGTTACTCATGTCCATGCTCAGTAGTTGCGTGCTGTTACTTCTGTCCATGCTCAGTAGTTGCGTGCTGTTACTCATGTCCATGCTCAGTAGTTGCGTGCTGTTACTCCCGTCCATGCTCAGTAGTTGCGTGCTGTTACTCATGTCCATGCTCAGTAGTTGCGTGCTGTTACTCATGTCCATGCTCAGTAGTTGCGTGCTGTTACTCCCGTCCATGCTCGGTAGTTGCGTGCTGTTACTCCCGTCCATGCTCGGTAGTTGCGTGCTGTTACTCCTGTCCATGCTCGGTAGTTGCGTGCTTTTACTCCTGTCCATGCTCGGTAGTTGCGTGCTGTTACTCATGTCCATGCTCGGTAGTTGCGTGCTGTTACTCCTGTCCATGCTCGGTAGTTGCGTGCTGTTACTCCTGTCCATGCTCGGTAGTTGCGTGCTGTTACTCATGTCCATGCTCGGTAGTTGCGTGCTGTTACTCCTGTCCATGCTCGGTAGTTGCGTGCTTTTACTCCTGTCCATGCTCGGTAGTTGCGTGCTGTTACTCATGTCCATGCTCGGTAGTTGCGTGCTGTTACTCCTGTCCATGCTCGGTAGTTGCGTGCTGTTACTCCTGTCCATGCTCGGTAGTTGCGTGCTGTTACTCATGTCCATGCTCGGTAGTTGCGTGCTGTTACTCCTGTCCATGCTCAGTAGTTGCGTGCTGTTACTCCTGTCCATGCTCAGTAGTTGCGTGCTGTTACTCATGTCCATGCTCAGTAGTTGCGTGCTGTTACTCATGTCCATGCTCAGTAGTTGCGTGCTGTTACTCCTGTCCATGCTCAGTAGTTGCGTGCTGTTACTCCTGTCCATGCTCAGTAGTTGCGTGCTGTTACTCATGTCCATGCTCAGTAGTTGCGTGCTGTTACTCATGTCCATGCTCAGTAGTTGCGTGCTGTTACTCATGTCCATGCTCAGTAGTTGCGTGCTGTTACTCATGTCCATGCTCAGTAGTTGCGTGCTGTTACTCATGTCCATGCTCAGTAGTTGCGTGCTGTTACTCATGTCCATGCTCAGTAGTTGCGTGCTGTTACTCCCGTCCATGCTCAGTAGTTGCATGGTGTTGTTCTCATTCATGCTTTGGAGCTGCATATTTCTTTGTGGCTTATTCTCCCTTACTGTTGTCATCAGTGTCTTTTCAGTGGATTTCTCCTCTCTGGCTCTGCCATCCAGCTCCTTATCTATTTCAATCAGAAGACCTCTCAGACATGTGAGTTGTGTTTCTTCCAGGTTTCTGTGGTTTTCATTGATAATTGGTGCCAATATATCCTTTATCTTTCTAAGAAGTGCGTCCGTTTCTTCTAGAGATTTGCTCTTGTTCTGAAGTTGAAGTTGAAGTTGTTTGTTCCTGTCTGTTATTTCTATGGGAAGCACATTTACGCAGACAGTGAGTTGAGTGACAACCACAAAACCAAtttgtttgaaaaacaaaacaaatctagTTGAGGGATGAATTGTTACCTCCAGCAGGTGGGCATCCTTAATTTAAACTGAATTTGCCTTATTGCATTTTACAGAATAGAATGAGcttatatactgctcaaaaaacatAAAGGgagcacttaaacaacacaatctaACTCATAAAATCAAACtctaaatcaaacttctgtgaaatcaaactgtccacttaggaagcgacactgacaatcagtttcacagctgttgtgcaaatggaacagacaacaggtggaaattactggcaattagcaagacactcaataaaggagtggttctgcaggtgggaccacagaccacttctcagtacctttctgctttctggctgatgttttggtcacttttgaatgttggtggtctttcacactcgtggtagcaggagacggactctacaacccacagaaggggctcaggtagtgcagctcatccaggatggcacatcaatgcaagctgtggcaagaaggtttgctgtgtctgtcagcgtcgtgtccagagcctggaggcgctaccaggagacaggccagtacaccaggagacgtggaggaggccgtaggagggcaacaacccagcagcaggaccactacctccacctttgtgcaaggaggaacaggaggagctgccagagccctgcataatgacctccagcaggccacaaatgtgcatgtgtctgcacaaacggttagaaaccgactccatgaggacggTATGAgagcccgacgtccacagatgggggttgtgctcacagcccaacaccgtgcaggacgcttggcatttgccagagaacaccaggattggcaaattctccactggtgccctgtgatcttcacagatgaaagcaggttcacactgagcacatgtgacagacgtgacagagtctggagacgccgtggagagcctTTCATgcgtttttccactttaattgtgtgtgtgactccaaatccaggcctccactggttaataaatttgatttgcattgatgatttttgtgattttgttgtcagcacattcaactttgtacagaacaaagtattcaatgagaatatttcattcattcagatctaggatgagttattagagtgttccctttatttttttgagcagtgtatatcacTAAAACCTAATTTACTGTTATATCATATATGCCAGGACATTTTGCCTCTGTAGGATTCGTTTCTGTTGCTCTGCTAAGAGTAAAACCTCATTCAAGGAACGATGATAACAAAGCCACATTTACTCGTGACACTCAGACTCACCTGCACACATTGGTGCAGCTTGTGCTTTTCCTTTGAATTTCTCTCTAATCTGAGCAAAGAAGGAATTCTGGAAGACAGAATACTTAAATGAGCTGAACCATAAAAACGTCTGAAGGGTTTTAACACTTTGTTTCACTGTGAAGTTTACATTTAACGAAGTGCAGTGATAAAAGACTCACCTGGAAGTACAGAGCTTTGTTctttgctgttatttatttagtgaGGCAAAGCACAATAGACTTGATCTGAATATCAGTGCCACagcattatttcattttaaacaggaAACTTGTCTAATTAagtaatatgaataaaaatgtaaaactgctGGTAACAACTTTGAAGTACTTACGTGTCTGTGATTGATGTTGATGTTTTACCTGAAAAGACAGATAaaaatgagtgtatatgagtTTAATAATCCGCCGTATGGTGACATACATGAGTAcagtatgtatacatatacatacctCCAGTGGAATTCCTCCCTAGAATACTCACTTATTCCCATAGTTGCTCTTAAGCACAAATGCTGCTCACTGCCTTTTATTCCTTGCACTGCACTGCTCATGTGACTTTAAtgactgtaatgctcttttcACAGTACACCAGTAATTTTACATCTTCTTCTTTGCTCGCCTCTTTATCTGTGTGTCTTTTTAATGAACAGAGGACTAGCAAAGTAAGAAGGTCATTGCACAGCGTGATCACCTGTTTTCCTgtggagaagatgaagaaacTTCTGAACCTTGAATCTTCTTATCAGCTTTCTGTCTTTTACAACAACTTATGTTTCAGCTTATgtttgaaaaataacaaaaaaagctCCCAGGCTGGATAAACCTCGTCTTACTGTATGTGAAGGGAAGCGCATCTTCATGGAAAACAAGCACTGTGAAGCACCAAAACGTTTGAAGGAACTGCGTCTACAAAGGTTTTGAGGTTCTGAAACATCTAACAACCATCCAGTGCCACCTAGCAGCCCTACGTTTTATCTCGGtggttctggttctggttctggttctgtcTGTGTTCTGCCATTTGGTTCAGTTTTCAAGAAAAGCTGAAACATTATCCTCCGTAACGTTTCCACAGCAGAAATGTAAATCTGAAGTCTGTTACCagttaatcatgtttttttcctcctagTGTTTCctaatgtttttatgttttacctcCAGACTCTTAAAATGCCTTCACTGTGTCATGTTACGAGTGCAGCCCAGGCAGTTCACGGCTTCAGGTGGATAAAGAAATAAGGTAAATtacagtgtggaaaaaaaacgATCCAACTCCTTAAACCAAAAGaattacagtcatatgcaaacgtttCTGCATGTGTTGTTGAATTTCTGAGTGACAGTAAGTTAAAaggttaaaaagttaaaaacacaattctggggtcagggttagggtcagggtcggggttagggttggggttagggttagggtcggggttagggttggggttagggttggggttagggttggggttagtgttggggttagtgttggggttagggtcagggttagggttggggttagagttggggttagggttggggttaggtttagggttggggttgggattagggttagggttagggttggggttagggttggggttagggttggggttagggttggggttggggttagggttggggttagggtcGGGGTCGGGGTCGGGGTCGGGGTTAGGGTCGGGGTCGGGGTTGGGGTTAGGGTCGGGGTTAGTGTCGGGGTCGGGGTCGGGGTTAGGGTCGGGGTTGGGGTTGGGGTTGGGGTTGGGGTTggggtcagggttagggttagggttggggttagtgttggggttagtgttggggttagggttggggttggggttagggttagggttagggttggggttggggttggggtcagggttagggttagggttggggttagtgttggggttagtgttggggttagggttggggttggggttagggtcagggttagggttagggttggggttagtgttggggttagtgttggggttagggttggggttggggttagggtcagggttagggttagggttggggttagtgttggggttagtgttggggttagggttagggccatGCACGTTACACCACACACTGTACCATATGCTCTGTTTTCCAATTAGTTAACCTCACCGGAGACGTGTGATAAAGCACGCTCCCTGTGGAGAATGTTAACGGAtgttttacttagaaaatcaactaaattcAACTAACAACTGGATGAGATTCCCAGTACTTTTATAAGTAGTTCTGAGACTACGTGCTAGACGACTAGAGCTAGAACCAGCTTCAGCCTTAGCCTTTGGTCAGCGATGTATGCAACATCAAAGGACGTACATAAAAGAGAACAAACATGTTGTGGACCCTGCATGCTACAGATTTAGTTTTATCCCATTTTTCCTTTCCTGGTTTTCTATTTCACTGTGGGCGCTGGGGCGATCGCATCCCTTTCAGAAGCTTTGGAATCCAGCCTTGAACTTCAGTCTTCTTGGAGACTTTGTAAAATAAGTCCGTAATGGCAAACCCAACACGGAATGTCCTCTATGATTATTTGTCTGTGTTGAAAtctgttagggttagggtcagaACCTTGGGTCGAGTCTGttgaccagtcagaggctgtggtTCTGGCTTGTCATCGGAAACAATGCTGGTCTTCCAGGCAAATGGACAGTGCGTCTGAAGCACGCAGCGTTCATAAGAAATGCTTTCTTGTTTCTGCCCAGACTGGCCTGTTCGCCGGTGCCTGACCGCGGTTCTGAGCTCAGTGGATGAAGTGTGAGAGATACTataaatacacatataaaataataataaaggaagTGTGTTGAATTATTAAATACCTGAAATTTTATCCATCGTTTAACGGTCTGCAAAGCGTCCTGATTCGCCTGGCATCTCAGGAGTCCTCGGTCCTCGTGGAACAGACAGTCCACAGTGAGAGTTCTCTCTCTGGTTACTGCGCTGCTGCTGTCTGGAACAGTGCAGTCTGGGTCGAATGTGTGGTGGAGAACCACTAGAACCGCAGGCTTGGAGTCTGTAGCGAAGAAAACAATATATGTGCAACAACATATTGTCATTTTCTCAGGCCGTGTCCAAATGGCCTGTTTTCTTTAGTGCGTTAAAGCTGTTAAAGCTGGTACCTGAAACGTGCCGCAGTTTCTTCAGCGTTTCTACAATATTATTTTCAGCTCGAGAAGCAACACAACAGAAAAGCAGAATGAAGTCGCACTCCTCCACACTGAACACCTCCTTCAGGCTGAGCATTCGTTCTTTCAGCTTTCTCAAAAAGTCCCTGTCTGAATCCAGAACGTTTCCAGACACACAGCGCAGATACTTCAGCTTCCCTACGGACAGAAATTCCAGTGAGCGTACAGAAAGACACTGGCATGTTTGTaggagtgtgactgtgtgattTAGTGCTGGTTGTTGATGAGGCTGTCTGTGGTGTATTTGGCGGTTAAACACAGTTTAAACACCTCCTGAAGGCATTTTACTCAATTACTGTTAGTTTTCACTGTTAGGCATCCGACTACAGTCATCGCTCACTGCAGTGAGGGATTCACTGCTTTACTCAGAGCGTGGAAATGTCTCTTTTCTAGTGCTGCTGTGTTTGAATTTTAGAATATTTGATCTACAATGGCTTGCCAGTCAGATAACACCATCCACAAAGTGGCTAATTAgaattgcagaaaatctgaaatgCAGAGCAGCAAACTGAGgacagcaaaaagaaaaaaggaattggtggaaaaaaatgatgaaaaatgagaAGAACTGGAGGAAATCAGAGAATGATCTCTAGAAGGACTGGAGAAAAGCAGATGAAATGATCTCTAGAAGAACTGGAGGAAAGCAGATGAAATGATCTCTAGAAGAACTGGTGGAAATCAGAGAAGGAAATGATCTCTAGAAGAACTGGAGGAAATCAGAGAAGGAAATGATCTCTAGAAGAACTGGAGGAAATCAGAGAAGGAAATTATCTCTAGAAGATCTGGAGGAaatcagagaaagaaatgatCTCTAGAAGAACTGGAGGACATCAGAGAAGGAAATTATCTCTAGAAGAACTGGAGGAaatcagagaaagaaatgatCTCTAGAAGATCTGGAGGAAACTATACAGAAAAAGAGCAAATTCTAGAAAAACCTTTGATAAGCAGACAGAAACAAGAAACCCTCCAACACGGAAAGAAGAAATTCTCTCTAGACAAGCTAGAGGAAAACCAAAGAATGACAGAGTACCTCTTGGTTGTGAAGGTCCTCACATCAGAATTGCGTAAAGCTTATTAATATAAGAAGGTAATTCAACTCCTTTAAATACTAAGGCTTGTTACATAGTtcctacagggacttcagtgcagacTGGCTGAGATCTGTGTAAGAAAACCCTGGGGCCGCTGGTGGACCCTGGTCATATGACGAGGTCACCTGCTGTTTTCAATGTTTCTGTAGGGTACATGTGTTGGAGCTTCAGTTCGGTGAAGAGACGGAGTTTTCTTGATCAGCGCTAATTATTACCTATACGTAGTGTTTTGTAGAAGCTGTTCATCACGTTTGGAATGAACTGTAAGTGCTGAATGTGGATGTACAGGTTTTGGCACTATAGTTGGTTCATAATAGCAGCACTGTTATAATcttataaatgtatgttttgttcTGCACCATGAATAGGTCCAGTTCTGTAGGTCGGTTTTGACGTCTCCCAGAAACATTTCTGGACCAAATGCTGTGGTTACAGCAGTCAGTCCGACAGGGGCACTGGACTTTATGGGCTTAGTGCATGGtcaccttcagcactgcagtgtgtcGTATCATTCAAAAGATAAAGTCCAGGATTCCTTGTGATCTTTGATCGAGGTGCAGTGATTTCTGCTGCCTCTGAAGGTCATCTGACACTGGGCTGCGTCTCTATGCGTCAGTGGATAGGAAGAATTAAACTAACCAATGATGTTCACCCTCAGCCATTTTACCCTCCTACCTGCCACCCTGACCAGTCATCAGCCAGACCACCCAGCATCACCTCCACTCCAACGGCACGTACACTGTCTGCGCTTGGACTGTTTGTAAAATAATCACGACTTATTTCACCACGTTTACGCTGAGAGCTCATGGTCATGTTAACAGGAGTGAGAGGTCAGATATTTGTGCTGGTTTCTGAAGGTTTCTGCCGCACTGAGAGGCTGAAAGGCTGTGAGAGGATGAGCTGATGGAGCATCATCAGACACACCCAGGCCATCTCTTACTGAACGGTTACATATTTACACTCGAACATGGGTTTATATAACCTGACCTCCCTGGTCCTGAAGTCTTTTGCTGTAAAAGTGTAAGAAAAGGGAGAGTAACGTCTCGTCTGCGTCTTAAAagactaaaaaagaaaaacacattaaaatcaaGCTTTCAATAATCAATGGATCGTTTCAGAAACTAAAGGAACTTCTTTAGAACTTCTTTAGAACTTCTTTAGAActtcttttttctcacaaaatgtggatttttttcatttgtttatttttctttaccaATGGATCGTGTTGACCGTTCGTCTGACTGCAGGTTCGTTCTGGAACGCCTGCTCTTCACGGTCTAATCTAAACATGTCCCGCCCACTGCTATGATGTCTGCTTCCCCTAGCGCAGCTGTCTGCGCGGCGCTCGAGTCTGTCCATATGTCTGGGGTCTGAATAATGACGTGTTGGTATAGTGCTGGTTTTGTCTCTGCACTGTCTGTAATGATGAGCATGGCCCAAAGCGTAGATTACGGACGGCGGCGTTCCACAGAGCTATTCACTGTAATTATCCCACAGTCCCAGTGATGTCATGACGGATTATGTTATCAGTATAATATTATTACGGTATCCGTTAAGACAGTTATTACATTGTTATTCCTATTATTAGAAGTTATTACATTACagacttttattacattttttaccaAGATCAATTATTACAATATTGGGTTTTACAGAACCTTAGAACGATAAGCCCACAGTTTGCTCACCTGTGATGTTTTGAGTGAGCATCCTGTTCGGTGGTCTCTCACTGATGTCCCCCTCAGAGCGAAAGCGCCAGtctcttcttttttcagtaatatctgatacagtgagatcagctgtTTATATAATAAAGTACAAACTTTTTATAACATTGCTGTCAAAGGTTataaagccttgtatctccatttgtgtcattatttccttttcttgcaTCATCTGAAAACTGTTATGATGAACaggccaatagaaatggtgcagaatattattatattgacgttcattaaaactgaagaaggttttttccttgcTAATGTGTTGCAGTGATGAATTGTAAGAAATTgatcaaaaaaacaaaggagGTACAATAAAAACGGTTACAGATCAAACGGTTTTAGTCCTGTTACTGTAATGTGCTGTAATGTTCAGGCTGTCTAGGAAtatctgttattatttattagatCACCAACAGAAAAGCTCTACACCTGTCACAGAGCTCATGATCAGCAggctgatagatagatagatagatagatagatagatagatagatagatagatagatagatagatagatagatagatggattatttattgatcctgaaggggATTTAGCAGCCAATATCAGTCACACAGCACAGTTGTAATAATAAAgttcataaaatataaaataaagaatatatacaaaaaacaaCTACAGGCATAAATACAActagaaatatacaaaaatatggAATATGTGTTTTTcagctctacattaacagtcagttacttacacacactcacacacacacactcacactcacacacacacactcacacacacacacactattgaTAAATAGATGAAAAAATAGTTTAATAAACAGAACGAATAAACAGATACTTGCGTTTTCTGTAAGACAGAGACTGCGTGCTGCTACTCACCTCAGCAGTTGGTGGCCAGTGCGTCTGGTGTGGCTGGTCTAACTGAAGGTCACGCTGCAGCGACTCTGTCCTCTTCGCCGTTCACTGTGTGGAACTAAACCGCCAGCTGACTCACTTACAGCCAGAGGACTGATGTGTAAAGCTGCTCTGAAACGTGTCGGTGTGATTAGCACAATATCAGTCCACTTGCCTCTGAGGCTGGAGGGGAAACTACGTGGCTGAGCTTCAGCGTGAAGAGTTTGCTTTAAGGGTTTCTCTGTGAGAGGCTGAAACGGAAGCAGTTAAACTGGTCTGACAAGATGACGATGGTTCTGAAGGAGGGGTGACAGAAAGCTTGGACCTGTTTTACTATGAgaaagtattttatatttacgAGCATTCAGGTGTGGTTCAGTT from Pygocentrus nattereri isolate fPygNat1 chromosome 23, fPygNat1.pri, whole genome shotgun sequence encodes the following:
- the LOC108416330 gene encoding dentin sialophosphoprotein-like; protein product: MLTQNITGKLKYLRCVSGNVLDSDRDFLRKLKERMLSLKEVFSVEECDFILLFCCVASRAENNIVETLKKLRHVSDSKPAVLVVLHHTFDPDCTVPDSSSAVTRERTLTVDCLFHEDRGLLRCQANQDALQTVKRWIKFQVKHQHQSQTPKNKALYFQNSFFAQIREKFKGKAQAAPMCAEITDRNKQLQLQLQNKSKSLEETDALLRKIKDILAPIINENHRNLEETQLTCLRGLLIEIDKELDGRAREEKSTEKTLMTTVRENKPQRNMQLQSMNENNTMQLLSMDGSNSTQLLSMDMSNSTQLLSMDMSNSTQLLSMDMSNSTQLLSMDMSNSTQLLSMDMSNSTQLLSMDMSNSTQLLSMDRSNSTQLLSMDRSNSTQLLSMDMSNSTQLLSMDMSNSTQLLSMDRSNSTQLLSMDRSNSTQLPSMDMSNSTQLPSMDRSNSTQLPSMDRSNSTQLPSMDMSNSTQLPSMDRSKSTQLPSMDRSNSTQLPSMDMSNSTQLPSMDRSNSTQLPSMDRSNSTQLPSMDMSNSTQLPSMDRSKSTQLPSMDRSNSTQLPSMDGSNSTQLPSMDGSNSTQLLSMDMSNSTQLLSMDMSNSTQLLSMDGSNSTQLLSMDMSNSTQLLSMDRSNSTQLLSMDMSNSTQLLSMDGSNSTQLLSMDMSNSTQLLSMDGSNSTQLLSMDMSNSTQLLSMDMSNSTQLLSMDRSNSTQLLSMDRSKGTQLLSMDRSKGTQLLSMDGSNSTQLLSMDRSNSTQLLSMDMSNSTQLLSTDRSNSTQLLSMDMSNSTQLLSMDRSKGTQLLSMDRSKGTQLLSMDRSKGTQLLSMDRSKGTQLLSMDRSKGTQLLNMDRSKGTQLLSMDRSKGTQLLNMDRSNSTQLLSMDRSKGTQLLSMDRSKGTQLLSMDRSKGTQLLNMDRSNSTQLLSMDRSKGTQLLSMDRSKGTQLLSMDRSNSTQLLSMNENNSTQLLSMDRSKGTQLLSMDRSKGTQLLSMDRSKGTQLLSMDRSNSTQLLSMDRSNSTQLLSMNESNSTQLLSMDEIYTSDSLSDSVGSFLETMLTKCKESRQKGSWLNASCVEPPQHTPNSSMQHPGEDEMPTSDSEDTELWV